From the genome of Mycoplasma putrefaciens KS1, one region includes:
- the rpsS gene encoding 30S ribosomal protein S19, which produces MTRSLKKGPFVDESLFKKVQSAKDGEVIKTWSRRSTIFPEFIGKTFGVYNGKEFIPVYITEDMVGNKLGEFAPTRKFGGHGDDKKNNKKKK; this is translated from the coding sequence ATGACAAGATCATTAAAAAAAGGACCATTTGTTGATGAAAGTTTATTTAAAAAAGTTCAATCAGCTAAAGATGGAGAAGTAATTAAAACTTGATCACGTAGATCAACTATTTTCCCTGAATTCATCGGTAAAACATTCGGTGTTTACAATGGAAAAGAATTTATCCCAGTTTATATTACTGAAGATATGGTTGGAAATAAGTTAGGTGAATTTGCTCCAACTCGTAAATTTGGTGGACATGGTGATGATAAGAAAAATAATAAAAAGAAAAAATAG
- the rplV gene encoding 50S ribosomal protein L22, with protein sequence MEAKAKLSMIRISPRKVRLVADTIRNKSVANAIAILQNTNKDAVEPVLKLLNSAVANAVNNNGMDADKLFVKTIFVNEGPTLKRFRPRAHGRAYEIFKRTSHIVIVVSDER encoded by the coding sequence ATGGAAGCAAAAGCAAAATTATCTATGATTCGTATCTCACCTAGAAAAGTTAGATTAGTAGCAGATACAATCAGAAACAAATCTGTAGCAAATGCAATTGCAATTTTGCAAAATACTAATAAAGATGCAGTTGAGCCTGTATTAAAATTACTAAACTCAGCAGTTGCTAATGCTGTTAATAATAATGGTATGGATGCTGATAAGTTATTTGTTAAAACAATTTTTGTCAATGAAGGACCAACATTGAAACGTTTTAGACCAAGAGCTCACGGAAGAGCATATGAAATTTTTAAAAGAACTAGTCACATTGTGATTGTAGTTAGTGACGAAAGATAG
- the rpsC gene encoding 30S ribosomal protein S3: protein MGQKVSPNVLRLGIVRDWESRWYAEKAQYVKWLDQDIKIRKAVFALLKDAAVSKIDIERTTKDLTLIIKTARPAIVLGQEGKNIQNIVLVVKKTAKNKNLKVNVKVVEISNPDADATLVARWIGEQISNRASFRTVQKLAIRKALKSGVKGIKTAVSGRLGGVEMARTEGYLEGSVPLSTLRANIDYALYEAPTTYGQIGVKVWINHGEVLDAKKTYRDSSAVMQNSKTNKGGKR, encoded by the coding sequence ATGGGACAAAAAGTATCACCAAACGTGTTACGTTTAGGAATTGTAAGAGATTGAGAAAGCAGATGATATGCTGAAAAAGCTCAATATGTTAAATGATTAGATCAAGATATTAAAATTCGTAAAGCTGTGTTTGCATTATTAAAAGATGCTGCTGTATCTAAAATTGATATCGAAAGAACAACTAAAGATTTAACATTAATTATCAAAACTGCTCGTCCAGCTATCGTTTTAGGTCAAGAAGGTAAAAACATCCAAAACATTGTTTTAGTTGTCAAAAAAACAGCTAAAAATAAAAATCTAAAAGTTAATGTTAAAGTTGTTGAAATTTCAAACCCAGATGCTGATGCAACTCTAGTTGCAAGATGAATTGGAGAACAAATTTCAAACCGTGCTTCATTTAGAACAGTGCAAAAACTAGCTATTAGAAAAGCATTAAAATCAGGAGTTAAGGGAATTAAAACTGCTGTAAGTGGACGTTTAGGTGGAGTTGAAATGGCTCGTACTGAAGGTTATTTAGAAGGTTCAGTTCCTTTATCAACTCTAAGAGCTAATATTGATTATGCTTTGTATGAAGCTCCAACAACATATGGTCAAATTGGAGTAAAAGTATGAATCAACCACGGTGAAGTTTTAGATGCTAAAAAAACTTATAGAGATTCATCAGCAGTTATGCAAAACTCTAAAACTAATAAAGGAGGCAAAAGATAA
- the rplP gene encoding 50S ribosomal protein L16 has protein sequence MLMPKRTKYRKPHRVSYQGKAKGAKEINFGEFGLMALDGAWIDNHQIEAARIAMTRYMRRDGKIWMRIYPHMSMSKKPAEVRMGSGKGNPEKWVAVVKKGTIMFEIAQVNEEVAREALRLAAHKLPIRCKFVKRGDN, from the coding sequence ATGTTAATGCCTAAAAGAACTAAGTATCGAAAACCTCACAGAGTTAGTTATCAAGGAAAAGCTAAAGGAGCTAAAGAAATTAATTTTGGTGAATTTGGCTTAATGGCTTTAGATGGTGCTTGAATTGATAATCACCAAATTGAAGCTGCGCGTATCGCGATGACTCGTTATATGAGACGTGATGGAAAAATTTGAATGAGAATATATCCACACATGTCAATGTCTAAAAAACCAGCTGAAGTACGTATGGGATCAGGAAAAGGAAATCCTGAAAAATGAGTAGCTGTTGTTAAAAAAGGAACAATTATGTTCGAAATTGCTCAAGTAAATGAAGAAGTTGCAAGAGAAGCCTTAAGATTAGCAGCTCACAAACTTCCAATTCGTTGCAAATTTGTTAAAAGAGGTGACAATTAA
- the rpmC gene encoding 50S ribosomal protein L29, with amino-acid sequence MAKSKIKDIRNLSVDELIKTGESKRAELFALKFQAAVGSLEQTHRIKEIKREIARIELTLTERRLSGENTNKVIKADYNAAVAEAEKAGKAVRAKQRKMIEEQYQQQFGLEADQEISAIEQAMTTSQESQPEQVSKETENDAKK; translated from the coding sequence ATGGCTAAATCAAAAATTAAAGATATTAGAAACTTATCAGTTGATGAATTAATTAAAACTGGTGAATCTAAAAGAGCTGAATTATTTGCCTTAAAGTTTCAAGCAGCAGTTGGAAGCTTAGAACAAACTCATCGAATTAAAGAAATTAAAAGAGAAATTGCAAGAATTGAATTAACTTTAACTGAAAGACGTTTAAGTGGAGAAAACACTAACAAAGTTATTAAAGCTGATTACAATGCTGCAGTAGCTGAAGCTGAAAAAGCTGGAAAAGCAGTTAGAGCAAAACAAAGAAAAATGATTGAAGAACAATACCAACAACAATTTGGCTTAGAAGCTGATCAAGAAATCTCGGCTATAGAACAAGCAATGACTACAAGTCAAGAATCTCAACCTGAACAAGTATCAAAGGAGACTGAAAATGATGCAAAGAAATAG
- the rplN gene encoding 50S ribosomal protein L14, translated as MIQTLSKLKVADNSGAKEVRVIRNLGGSVRKFSGIGDIIVCSVISATPGAVIKKGQVVKAVIVRTTRELRRSDGTYIKFSENAAVLVKDDKSPRGTRIFGPIAREIKEAGFAKIASLAPEVL; from the coding sequence ATGATTCAAACATTATCTAAATTAAAAGTAGCAGATAACTCAGGTGCTAAAGAAGTTCGTGTAATTCGTAATTTAGGTGGTTCAGTGAGAAAATTTTCAGGTATTGGAGATATTATTGTTTGTTCAGTAATTTCTGCAACTCCAGGTGCAGTTATTAAAAAAGGTCAAGTTGTTAAAGCTGTAATTGTTAGAACTACTCGCGAGTTAAGAAGAAGTGATGGAACTTACATCAAATTTTCTGAAAACGCAGCAGTATTAGTAAAAGATGATAAATCACCACGTGGAACTCGTATTTTTGGTCCGATCGCACGTGAAATTAAAGAAGCTGGATTTGCGAAAATCGCATCTCTAGCTCCAGAAGTATTATAG
- the rplX gene encoding 50S ribosomal protein L24, giving the protein MAKSKILKGDVVKIIAGSHKGELGPIIALSKDKQWVSVQGVNVKKHVKPSNQDTEGGIKEVPAKIHVSNVALQDPKNKNATTRVGFEITDGKKIRIAKKSKSQIKSAR; this is encoded by the coding sequence ATGGCTAAATCAAAAATCTTAAAAGGTGATGTGGTTAAAATTATTGCTGGTTCACACAAAGGTGAATTAGGACCAATTATTGCCTTATCAAAAGACAAACAATGAGTATCAGTTCAAGGAGTTAACGTTAAAAAACACGTTAAACCTTCAAATCAAGATACTGAAGGCGGAATTAAAGAAGTTCCAGCTAAAATCCATGTTTCAAACGTAGCATTACAAGATCCAAAAAACAAAAATGCTACTACAAGAGTTGGTTTTGAAATTACTGATGGTAAAAAAATTCGTATTGCTAAAAAATCAAAATCACAAATTAAAAGTGCTAGATAA
- the rplE gene encoding 50S ribosomal protein L5: MKSRLEIKYKEQIVPELFKELNYKSVMQVPKIEKIVINMGVGDATTDPKKLDAAVSELEKLSGQKPQVTKAKKSLAVFKLREGMPIGTKVTLRGKKMYDFLDKLINVALPRVRDFRGVSKNSFDGFGNYTTGIKEQIIFPEIDYDKVQRLRGMDITIVTSAKTNKEALALLQKMGMPFEK; this comes from the coding sequence ATGAAATCAAGATTAGAAATTAAATACAAAGAACAAATTGTTCCTGAATTATTTAAAGAATTAAATTATAAATCAGTAATGCAAGTACCAAAAATTGAAAAAATCGTGATAAACATGGGTGTTGGAGACGCTACAACTGATCCTAAAAAATTAGATGCAGCTGTATCTGAATTAGAAAAATTAAGTGGTCAAAAACCACAAGTTACCAAGGCTAAAAAATCTTTAGCAGTATTTAAATTAAGAGAAGGAATGCCAATTGGGACTAAAGTTACTTTAAGAGGTAAAAAAATGTATGATTTTTTAGATAAATTAATCAATGTTGCTTTACCACGTGTTCGTGACTTTAGAGGTGTTTCAAAAAACTCATTTGATGGATTTGGAAATTATACAACAGGTATAAAAGAACAAATCATTTTCCCAGAAATTGATTATGATAAAGTTCAAAGATTACGTGGTATGGATATTACAATTGTAACTTCTGCTAAAACTAACAAAGAAGCATTGGCATTATTACAAAAAATGGGAATGCCATTTGAAAAATAA
- a CDS encoding type Z 30S ribosomal protein S14 — MAKKSLKVKQQKHQKFGVRNYTRCNNCGRPHAVLRKFGICRICFRKFAYEGQIPGIKKASW, encoded by the coding sequence ATGGCTAAAAAATCATTAAAAGTAAAACAACAAAAGCACCAAAAATTTGGTGTTAGAAATTACACACGCTGTAATAATTGTGGAAGACCACACGCTGTGCTAAGAAAATTTGGAATTTGCCGTATTTGTTTTAGAAAATTTGCTTACGAAGGACAAATTCCTGGTATCAAAAAAGCTTCATGATAG
- the rpsH gene encoding 30S ribosomal protein S8 — protein MTTDVIADMLTRIRNANQRYLKTVSVPSSKVKLEIAKILKEEGFISNFTVEGEVKKTITIELKYQGKTRVIQGLKKISKPGLRVYAQASEIPQVLNGLGISIVSTSQGIMTGKKARLANAGGEVLAFIW, from the coding sequence ATGACAACTGATGTTATTGCAGATATGCTAACTAGAATTAGAAATGCTAATCAAAGATACTTAAAAACTGTAAGTGTTCCATCAAGCAAAGTAAAACTAGAAATAGCAAAAATTTTAAAAGAAGAAGGATTCATTTCAAACTTTACTGTTGAAGGTGAAGTTAAAAAAACCATTACTATCGAGCTAAAATACCAAGGAAAAACTAGAGTAATTCAAGGGCTAAAGAAAATTTCAAAACCAGGTTTAAGAGTTTATGCACAAGCAAGCGAAATCCCACAAGTATTAAATGGACTAGGTATCTCAATTGTTTCAACATCACAAGGAATTATGACTGGTAAAAAAGCTCGACTAGCAAATGCTGGTGGAGAAGTATTAGCATTCATTTGATAA
- the rplF gene encoding 50S ribosomal protein L6, whose protein sequence is MSRIGNRILNIPNGVEVMITADNTVTVKGTEGTLSKQFSPLIKIQVADNTVLTKRVNEQKHTKQLHGTTNSLLQAMIIGVSEGFKKELTITGVGYKAAVNGQKLNLNLGYSHPIEYIIPDGVNIQAPKVTELIITGIDKQLVGEVAANIRAYRKPEPYKAKGIKYKDEIIIRKEGKAAGK, encoded by the coding sequence ATGTCACGTATAGGAAACAGAATATTAAATATCCCTAATGGTGTTGAAGTTATGATCACAGCAGATAATACAGTTACAGTCAAAGGAACAGAAGGAACATTATCAAAACAATTTTCACCACTAATCAAAATTCAGGTTGCTGATAATACAGTATTAACAAAAAGAGTAAATGAACAAAAACATACAAAACAATTACATGGAACTACAAACTCATTACTTCAAGCGATGATTATTGGAGTAAGTGAAGGATTTAAAAAGGAATTAACAATTACTGGGGTTGGATATAAAGCAGCAGTTAATGGTCAAAAACTTAACTTAAACTTAGGTTATTCACACCCAATTGAATATATCATTCCAGATGGAGTTAACATTCAAGCACCAAAAGTAACTGAATTAATTATTACTGGAATTGATAAACAACTTGTTGGAGAAGTTGCAGCAAACATTAGAGCATATAGAAAACCTGAGCCATATAAGGCTAAAGGAATTAAATACAAAGATGAAATTATTATTAGAAAAGAAGGGAAAGCAGCTGGTAAGTAA